Proteins encoded by one window of Dietzia sp. B32:
- a CDS encoding IS1634 family transposase, protein MSPFVRKVKTSSGATAVQIVEKIRGQRKILEHIGSAHTESELAALIAVARGKIHAGQQPLDLGSEPEAQVRSGGEAVVRRHSSELLWQTLTSTFDALGFDAVADETFKTLVCARLVEPTSKLDTPRVLDDIGVDAPRLSSIKRSLARCVERDYRTVLATACWEHVTAAGGPGAALVLYDLTTLYFEAEKEDGLRKVGMSKERRVDPQITVGLLVARDGFPLDLHVFEGNKAETKTLIPVINAFQQRHQVSDTVVVADAGMLSAANLNALEDAGLSFIFASRTSKAPKELEDHFGRRGNAIEDGEVVELTRSMGQGRDRRDRRVVWHYKWQRAQRDRRTLNAQIDRAQRVADRAEPLKKQRFVKVTGQTVALDEASIERARQSAGYKGYVTNIDPKIMDGHAVVAAYHDLWKVEQSFRMAKSDLKARPIFHRTRDSIEAHLTIVFAALAIARHLQNCTGMSIKKIVRILRRIHTVVIDVDGHELTARTPLDDDAQAITSVISAGH, encoded by the coding sequence GTGAGCCCGTTCGTGCGGAAGGTGAAAACGTCGTCGGGAGCGACGGCTGTGCAGATCGTGGAGAAGATCCGCGGCCAGCGGAAGATCTTGGAGCACATCGGATCCGCGCACACCGAAAGCGAGCTGGCGGCGTTGATCGCCGTGGCCAGGGGCAAGATCCACGCTGGTCAGCAGCCCCTGGACCTGGGCTCGGAGCCGGAAGCGCAGGTCCGTTCCGGCGGGGAGGCGGTAGTGCGCCGACACTCCAGTGAACTGCTGTGGCAGACGTTGACCAGCACCTTCGACGCACTCGGCTTCGATGCCGTGGCCGATGAGACGTTCAAAACGCTTGTGTGCGCCCGGCTGGTCGAGCCGACCAGCAAACTTGATACACCCCGTGTCCTGGACGACATCGGCGTCGATGCTCCACGGCTGTCGAGCATCAAGAGGTCGCTTGCTCGCTGCGTCGAGCGTGACTATCGCACCGTGCTGGCAACCGCGTGCTGGGAGCACGTCACCGCCGCCGGCGGCCCGGGCGCTGCCCTGGTGTTGTACGACCTGACCACGCTGTACTTCGAGGCCGAGAAGGAAGACGGCCTACGCAAGGTCGGCATGAGCAAGGAACGCCGCGTCGACCCGCAGATCACCGTGGGCCTGCTGGTGGCCCGGGACGGGTTCCCGCTGGATCTCCACGTGTTCGAGGGCAACAAGGCCGAGACCAAGACGCTCATTCCGGTCATCAATGCTTTCCAGCAGCGCCACCAGGTGAGCGACACTGTCGTCGTCGCCGATGCGGGCATGCTCTCGGCGGCGAACCTCAACGCCCTGGAGGACGCCGGGCTGTCGTTCATCTTCGCATCCCGCACCTCGAAGGCGCCGAAGGAACTCGAGGACCACTTCGGCCGGCGTGGCAACGCCATCGAGGACGGCGAGGTCGTGGAACTGACTCGTTCGATGGGCCAGGGACGGGATCGACGCGACCGGAGGGTGGTGTGGCACTACAAATGGCAACGTGCTCAGCGGGATCGCCGCACGCTCAACGCGCAGATCGACCGCGCCCAAAGGGTTGCTGACCGGGCGGAACCGCTCAAGAAGCAGCGGTTCGTGAAGGTCACCGGCCAAACCGTCGCACTGGACGAGGCGTCGATCGAGCGGGCCCGCCAGTCGGCCGGCTACAAGGGCTACGTCACCAACATCGACCCGAAGATCATGGATGGCCACGCCGTCGTAGCCGCCTATCACGATTTGTGGAAGGTCGAGCAGTCGTTCCGAATGGCCAAGTCGGATCTGAAAGCACGGCCGATCTTTCACCGCACCCGCGACTCGATAGAAGCACACCTGACCATCGTCTTCGCGGCCCTCGCGATCGCCCGTCACCTGCAGAATTGCACCGGCATGTCGATCAAGAAGATCGTGCGGATCCTGCGTCGAATCCATACCGTCGTCATCGACGTCGACGGACACGAGCTCACCGCCCGCACTCCGCTGGACGACGACGCCCAAGCCATCACCAGCGTCATCTCAGCGGGGCACTAA